In Pieris napi chromosome 2, ilPieNapi1.2, whole genome shotgun sequence, the following proteins share a genomic window:
- the LOC125063059 gene encoding phospholipase A1-like — MHQLTVTVLLIATTVRVSAQFDTLAENLYSRLSGACRALMSLQHDSMNSQNEILSTMKIYFLNGDEMTSFPIDNSYKGLIKPSIFDIAKESKIIIHGYRDNAQSSVSLDLAKAYDEKKMFNVLLVDSEEMMNKNYLVSVHNARLIGKRLANLLANLEDFGANAADFHLIGISLGAHIAGWTGKYFQRYKMAKLGRITGLDPAGPCFSSAYSEQRLDKMDAQYVDIIHTNKLVQGITEALGHVDFYVNGGGPMQPGCIMPSCSHLRAAKLYLESVETPKSIIGVKCKSWKQFESNACEDKDFAVLGYGSSTSTRGVYFLRTSASAPFGLGVGGTKNNEGTVNPWEGIVNF, encoded by the exons ATGCACCAGTTAACCGTTACAGTGCTCTTGATAGCCACAACAGTGCGGGTCAGCGCGCAGTTCGATACCTTGGCCGAAAATTTATACTCCAGATTGTCCGGTGCAT GTAGAGCGTTGATGAGCCTACAACACGATTCAATGAATAGCCAAAACGAAATTTTATCaacaatgaaaatatattttttgaatggAGATGAGATGACAAGCTTTCCCATTGATAACTCATATAAAGGTCTTATAAAACCGAGTATATTCGATATAGCAAAGGAATCAAAGATCATCATTCACGGTTACAGAGATAATGCCCAATCATCAGTATCTTTAGACTTGGCGAAAGCATATGatgagaaaaaaatgtttaacgtACTCCTAGTGGATTCCGAAGAAATGATGAACAAGAACTACTTGGTGTCAGTTCACAATGCTCGCCTAATCGGCAAGAGACTGGCTAATTTACTGGCGAATTTAGAGGACTTTGGAGCGAACGCTGCTGACTTCCACCTCATTGGTATCAGTTTAGGCGCCCACATCGCTGGATGGActggaaaatattttcaacgaTACAAAATGGCTAAGCTTGGACGCATTACAGGGCTGGATCCAGCGGGGCCGTGTTTTTCGTCAGCGTATTCAGAACAGAGGTTAGATAAAATGGACGCGCAGTACGTAGacataatacatacaaataagCTGGTTCAAGGCATAACAGAGGCTTTGGGACACGTAGACTTTTACGTGAATGGGGGTGGGCCGATGCAACCAGGTTGTATAATGCCTTCCTGTAGTCATTTACGCGCTGCTAAATTGTATTTAGAGAGCGTAGAGACACCTAAATCGATTATTGGAGTAAAATGTAAGAGTTGGAAGCAATTTGAGTCGAACGCCTGTGAAGATAAAGATTTTGCAGTCCTAGGTTACGGCTCTTCAACTTCGACTCGAGGTGTGTATTTTTTGCGGACGTCAGCAAGTGCTCCTTTTGGCCTCGGGGTGGGTGGAACTAAAAATAATGAGGGGACAGTGAACCCTTGGGAAggaatagtaaatttttag